In Arachis hypogaea cultivar Tifrunner chromosome 2, arahy.Tifrunner.gnm2.J5K5, whole genome shotgun sequence, a genomic segment contains:
- the LOC112750362 gene encoding omega-3 fatty acid desaturase, chloroplastic isoform X1, translating to MATWVLSECGLRPLPPMFPRPRTGSISCTKSSSINSTFLSSDLKSFQQQTRFQCCSFKERRRSWEIKVSVPLRVGTIEEEEEEEEGIINGVVEKREVCEFDPGAPPPFKLSDIRAAIPKHCWVKDPWRSMSYVVRDVVVVLGLAAAAAHLNNWIVWPLYWAAQGTMFWALFVLGHDCGHGSFSNNPKLNSVVGHLLHSSILVPYHGWRISHRTHHQNHGHVENDESWHPLPEKIFKSLDNVTRTLRFTIPFPMLAYPIYLWSRSPGKTGSHFHPDSDLFVSNERKDVITSTICWAAMASLLVGLGFVMGPIQLLKLYGIPYVLFVMWLDFVTYLHHHGHEDKLPWYRGEEWSYLRGGLTTLDRDYGWINNIHHDIGTHVIHHLFPQIPHYHLIEATEAAKPVLGKYYREPKKSLPLPFHLIGDLMRSMKKDHYVSDTGDVVYYQTDPTLGGSSTSI from the exons ATGGCAACATGGGTCTTATCAGAATGTGGGTTAAGGCCTCTTCCCCCAATGTTCCCTAGACCAAGAACTGGATCCATTTCATGCACCAAATCTTCTTCTATAAACTCCACATTCTTATCCTCAGATCTGAAGAGCTTCCAACAACAAACAAGGTTCCAATGTTGTAGTtttaaggagagaagaagaagctgGGAGATTAAGGTTAGTGTACCTTTAAGGGTTGGCACcattgaggaggaagaagaagaagaagaaggaatcatcAATGGTGTTGTTGAAAAAAGAGAAGTTTGTGAATTTGACCCTGGTGCACCACCACCATTCAAATTGAGTGACATAAGAGCAGCAATACCTAAGCACTGTTGGGTGAAGGATCCATGGAGGTCAATGAGTTATGTTGTGAgagatgttgttgttgttcttggttTGGCGGCTGCTGCTGCACACCTCAACAATTGGATTGTTTGGCCTCTCTATTGGGCTGCTCAAGGAACCATGTTTTGGGCACTTTTTGTTCTTGGTCATGATTG tgGTCATGGAAGTTTCTCAAACAATCCCAAACTGAACAGTGTTGTTGGACATTTGCTGCATTCTTCAATTCTAGTACCATATCATGGATG GAGAATTAGTCATAGAACTCATCATCAAAACCATGGCCATGTTGAAAATGATGAATCTTGGCACCCG CTGCCTGAAAAAATCTTCAAGAGCTTGGACAATGTAACACGTACCTTAAGATTCACAATACCTTTTCCAATGCTTGCATATCCTATATACCTT TGGAGCAGAAGTCCTGGGAAGACAGGTTCTCACTTTCATCCAGATAGTGACTTGTTTGTCTCAAATGAGAGAAAAGATGTTATCACTTCAACAATTTGTTGGGCAGCCATGGCTTCTTTGCTAGTTGGGTTAGGGTTTGTGATGGGTCCAATCCAATTGCTTAAGCTTTATGGCATTCCTTACGTG CTTTTTGTTATGTGGTTGGACTTTGTTACTTATTTGCATCACCATGGCCATGAAGACAAATTACCATGGTACCGTGGAGAG GAATGGAGCTACCTTAGGGGCGGGCTTACAACTCTTGATCGTGACTATGGTTGGATTAATAATATTCACCATGATATTGGAACTCATGTCATACATCATCTCTTTCCTCAAATTCCCCATTATCACTTAATAGAAGCA ACTGAAGCAGCAAAGCCAGTTCTTGGAAAGTATTACCGAGAGCCAAAGAAATCTCTACCTCTTCCATTTCACCTTATTGGAGATTTGATGAGAAGCATGAAGAAAGATCATTATGTTAGTGACACTGGTGATGTTGTTTACTACCAAACAGACCCTACACTTGGTGGCTCTTCTACATCAATTTAA
- the LOC112750362 gene encoding omega-3 fatty acid desaturase, chloroplastic isoform X2, with amino-acid sequence MATWVLSECGLRPLPPMFPRPRTGSISCTKSSSINSTFLSSDLKSFQQQTRFQCCSFKERRRSWEIKVSVPLRVGTIEEEEEEEEGIINGVVEKREVCEFDPGAPPPFKLSDIRAAIPKHCWVKDPWRSMSYVVRDVVVVLGLAAAAAHLNNWIVWPLYWAAQGTMFWALFVLGHDCGHGSFSNNPKLNSVVGHLLHSSILVPYHGWRISHRTHHQNHGHVENDESWHPLPEKIFKSLDNVTRTLRFTIPFPMLAYPIYLWSRSPGKTGSHFHPDSDLFVSNERKDVITSTICWAAMASLLVGLGFVMGPIQLLKLYGIPYVVCSNSTFLFDLCLDRNGATLGAGLQLLIVTMVGLIIFTMILELMSYIISFLKFPIIT; translated from the exons ATGGCAACATGGGTCTTATCAGAATGTGGGTTAAGGCCTCTTCCCCCAATGTTCCCTAGACCAAGAACTGGATCCATTTCATGCACCAAATCTTCTTCTATAAACTCCACATTCTTATCCTCAGATCTGAAGAGCTTCCAACAACAAACAAGGTTCCAATGTTGTAGTtttaaggagagaagaagaagctgGGAGATTAAGGTTAGTGTACCTTTAAGGGTTGGCACcattgaggaggaagaagaagaagaagaaggaatcatcAATGGTGTTGTTGAAAAAAGAGAAGTTTGTGAATTTGACCCTGGTGCACCACCACCATTCAAATTGAGTGACATAAGAGCAGCAATACCTAAGCACTGTTGGGTGAAGGATCCATGGAGGTCAATGAGTTATGTTGTGAgagatgttgttgttgttcttggttTGGCGGCTGCTGCTGCACACCTCAACAATTGGATTGTTTGGCCTCTCTATTGGGCTGCTCAAGGAACCATGTTTTGGGCACTTTTTGTTCTTGGTCATGATTG tgGTCATGGAAGTTTCTCAAACAATCCCAAACTGAACAGTGTTGTTGGACATTTGCTGCATTCTTCAATTCTAGTACCATATCATGGATG GAGAATTAGTCATAGAACTCATCATCAAAACCATGGCCATGTTGAAAATGATGAATCTTGGCACCCG CTGCCTGAAAAAATCTTCAAGAGCTTGGACAATGTAACACGTACCTTAAGATTCACAATACCTTTTCCAATGCTTGCATATCCTATATACCTT TGGAGCAGAAGTCCTGGGAAGACAGGTTCTCACTTTCATCCAGATAGTGACTTGTTTGTCTCAAATGAGAGAAAAGATGTTATCACTTCAACAATTTGTTGGGCAGCCATGGCTTCTTTGCTAGTTGGGTTAGGGTTTGTGATGGGTCCAATCCAATTGCTTAAGCTTTATGGCATTCCTTACGTGGTATGTTCCAATTCTACCTT cttgtttgatttatgtttggaCAGGAATGGAGCTACCTTAGGGGCGGGCTTACAACTCTTGATCGTGACTATGGTTGGATTAATAATATTCACCATGATATTGGAACTCATGTCATACATCATCTCTTTCCTCAAATTCCCCATTATCACTTAA